In one window of Oryzias melastigma strain HK-1 unplaced genomic scaffold, ASM292280v2 sc00391, whole genome shotgun sequence DNA:
- the LOC112139678 gene encoding lysine-rich arabinogalactan protein 19-like: MKTGFNRRFAGQNATVYGEGTYFAVNASYSAQSTYSKPGADGSQLMFMVRVLTGVYAQGQKGMKVPPPRNAQQPNERCDSVVDDINNPSMYVVFHDDQAYPDYLITFNPAPSSEPSPKLKAQHQAIRVQLQPQGPAPSSQSPAPSSQSPAPSSQNPAPSSQSPAPSSQSPAPSSQNPAPSSQSPAQSSQSPAPSSQSPAQSSQSPAPSSQNPAQAPAPSSEHGSKLSKSSSGSSSKFRAWLQGLRVQHQAQGTVPSSQSPAPSSKP; encoded by the exons ATGAAAACTGGGTTCAACAGGCGCTTCGCAGGACAAAATG CGACGGTATATGGAGAAGGAACCTACTTTGCTGTAAATGCGTCCTACTCAGCACAAAGCACTTACTCCAAGCCAGGTGCTGACGGCTCTCAGCTGATGTTTATGGTTCGGGTTCTCACTGGCGTCTACGCTCAGGGTCAAAAAGGAATGAAGGTGCCTCCACCACGCAACGCCCAACAACCCAATGAGCGCTGTGACAGCGTGGTGGACGATATAAACAACCCCAGCATGTATGTTGTGTTCCATGATGACCAAGCCTATCCAGATTATCTGATCACCTTCAA CCCAGCCCCAAGCTCAGAGCCCAGCCCCAAGCTCAAAGCCCAGCACCAAGCTATCAGAGTCCAGCTCCAACCTCAGGGCCCAGCACCGAGCTCTCAAAGTCCAGCTCCGAGCTCTCAAAGTCCAGCACCGAGCTCTCAAAATCCAGCACCGAGCTCTCAAAGTCCAGCACCGAGCTCTCAAAGTCCAGCTCCGAGCTCTCAAAATCCAGCACCGAGCTCTCAAAGTCCAGCACAGAGCTCTCAAAGTCCAGCACCGAGCTCTCAAAGTCCAGCACAGAGCTCTCAAAGTCCAGCACCAAGCTCTCAAAATCCAGCTCAGGCTCCAGCTCCAAGCTCAGAGCATGGCTCCAAGCTCTCAAAGTCCAGCTCAGGCTCCAGCTCTAAGTTCAGAGCATGGCTCCAAGGTCTCAGAGTCCAGCACCAAGCTCAG